CGCGCCGGCCGCCTCCTACGCGCTGTCGCGGCTCGCCGCCGGCGACGAAGCCGGCTTCCATGACGTGCTCGGGCCGACGGTGCCGCTGTCGCGCCATATCTTCAGGGCGCCGACGCGGTTCTACAAGACCGGCATCGTGTTCATGGCCTATCTCAACGGCCATCAGGATCACTTCACCATGGTGGGCGGGCAGGAGAGCACGCGCTCGACGCTGCATCTGGCCGAACTGTTCCGATTGGCGGACAAGGCCGGGCTGCTGTCCAATCCCGAACTGGCGACGCAGCGCATGAAGGCGGTGCTGGCGACGCGCGGCGTCGAGCCGTGATGCGGGATTTTTCGAACGATCATCGCTGGCTGTCGCTGAATACGGCGACCGTTCGCAAGCAGGGCGATCTGGTCGGCATCATCGAAGCCTGCGCGCGGCACGGCATCCGTGCCATCGATCCCTGGCGCGACCAGGTCGCCGCCGTCGGTCTCGACCGTGCGGTGCGGGCAGTGCGTGACGCCGGGCTCGAATTGTCGGGCTACTGCCGCGGCGGCATGTTCGTCGCCGATGCGGCGCACCGGATCGAGGCGCGCGACGATAACCGCCGCGCGATCGATGAGGCCAGCGCGCTGGGCGCGCCCTGCGTCGTGCTCGTCGTCGGCGGCCTGCCGCAATATTCGCGGCCGGGAAGCGTAGCCACCAAGGATATTGCCGGTGCGCGGGCGCAAGTCCACGATGGCCTTGGCGAAATGCTGGACTATGCGAGAGCGGCTGGCATGCCGCTCGCGATCGAACCGCTGCATCCGGCCTATGCCGCCGACCGCGCCTGCGTCAACACGACCAAACAGGCGCTGGATATTTGCGATGCGCTGGACCCTGCGCGCAGCGGCGCTCTCGGCGTCGCGCTCGATGTCTATCACGTCTGGTGGGATCCGGATGTGCTGCCGCAGATCGTGCGCGCCGGCAAGGAGCGCCTGCTGGCGTTTCACGTCTGCGACTGGCTTGTGCCCACCAAGGACATCCTCAACGACCGCGGCATGATGGGCGACGGCGTCATCGACATCAAATCGGTGCGCGCTGCGGTCGAGGCGCAGGGCTTTGCCGGCTATTCCGAGATCGAGATTTTCTCGAATGACTGGTGGAACAGGCCGATGGACGAGGTCTTGAAGACCTGCATCGAGCGGCACCGGACGGTGGTGTAGAGCTCGAAAACGAACGGCGGGCACGCCATCGAAGCGGTGTGCCAAGTTCGCTCAGCGCGGCGTATTCGCTGTGCCAATGATGGGCGATGTTGTCTCGCAATTGAACGGCGCAAGTGCGCGCCTTCGAGTTCCCGGTTCCAGATTTAACCTTTTTCGGCGCTATTCAGCTTAACAAAGGGTTATCATTGTGCCCGCGCCCGCTCCGGCGTTAGCTGTTTCGTAAGGATGTTTATCCGCAGCGACGAGCGACACCATGAAAATCTTCTACGCGATTGCAACTCTCGCCCTTTTGTCCACATCGGCCGCCGCCGAGGGATGGGACGTCGTTGAGCGATGTACCTACAGCAAGTTCTTCGGCAGAATGTGCACGACGTCCTACCGCGAGGCGCCGTCGCGCAGCCTCGCCCAGGAACAGGACGACGAAAAAGCAAGGCGCGCCTCGATCGAGAAATGGGAAGCGTTTTGCAAGCCGACGCGCACCTATGACAATGAAGGCGTCGGCCGCCTGGTCTACGCCAAGAAGGGCTGCGAATTCGGCCGCAGCGAGTAGTCGATACTTGTCGCGCCTGCGCCGTGTTGTGCGGCGTGCGTGAATGAGTTCCGTCATGCGTCGTGTGAGCTCGCACCGCATTTTTCGTGGCGGCGAGACGGCTAAAGTTTTAACGACAAAATTGCGAACCGGTTAGTTACGCTGCTTTACCGCGCCTCAATGCCTGTCCGTCATTGCTGACGGGTAGTGCTTATTTCGTGAGGCAACCAACATGCGTATCGTCTTCGCGGTCTCGATTGTCATCGCCTCGATCTCGTCGGCGTCAGCCCAGTTCGCGATGGATCACGGGCATGCCGCGGATGCGGTCCAGGCCACCCAAGCAAAACAGTCCGCGGCCGCGGCCAAAGCCCGGGCCATTGCCAACGGTGATCCGCTTCTGCCGAGCCAGTCGACCGACTTCGCCGTCGGCGGTCGCACGACGATCAAGGTAATTCCGCGAACGGAGGAAGAGCTCAAGGCCGACAGGTTGGCGGAAGCCGAATGGAGCGCGCGTTGCAAGCCGACCGTTGAGGAAGACCGCGACGGCATACGCCGAACCAAATATGCCGAGAAGGATTGCGACCTCTCGCGCTTCAACACCGCTGGGAACTAAAGCCTTATCGGTTCTGATTGAATCAGAACCGGGCTCTACTCTTTTGTTTTGACGCGTTTTCTTGACGCGAACCGGTTCCCACTTCGCTGGAAAACGCTCTAACCACAATCTATCCCGATCGGCCGCGCATCCGCGCGCCGTCTACGGATCAATCCAGCGATCCCGGCGGCGGTCGTCCGCCGGCTTCCCGGCATGACGTTATTTCTTGTTGCCGTAGCCCGACTGCAGGCCTCCGACGCCCTTCTGGCTCGGTGCCGCAGCGATCGTCTTGATCTTTTCCTTCTTCGGCTTCTTCTTTTCCCGATTACCCTTTTGCTCGCCCTTGGGCATACCGATCTCTCCCTGCGTTGATGTCGTCCGGTGTCTTGAAGGGGCATCGAACCATGCAAAGGTAGCGATCTGGCGCGCAATAGATAGAGCCGGTCGAGCAAAAGCGGATTTAATTTCAATCAGCCGGGCTTGCCATGTCGTAAGGTCGCGCGGCGATTCTCTTCGTACTGCGAGGCATGAAGGCCATCGGACCATGATGGCAGCGCGTTCGCGCGTTTCGATGGATCTGGAACAGGCAAAGTGAGCATTGTATGAGCGAACGGCTGGACACCCTGAAAAAGGCAAGGGAGCGCATGGTCGAGGAACGCGATGCGCATGCGAAGGTTCTCGCCGCCGCGTTCGATCGCGACAAGGCAGAGCGGGCGCGCGCCAAGTTCGTGGAGACGCAAACATTGATCGATGCGATCGACCGCGCCATCGCCGGCGACCAGCCCGGCGCTTAGTCTAATCCGCTGATTTAGGCCCGCGGCCTCAGCCGGCCTGACACGGCACGCTCGAAAATCCGCGAAACCGGACCCGGCCGCCGCGCACCGGTTCGCCGCGGAGCGTGTAGTTCGGGAACCGCGCCAGAAAGCGCGAGATCGCGATCGCGCCTTCGAGCCGCGCCAACGCCATCCCGGCGCATTGATGTGCGCCGGTGCCGAAGGCGAGATGCCGGTTCGGCGTGCGGCCGATGTCGAGGCGTTCGGGATCGGCGAACTGGGCAGGATCGCGATTGGCCGCGCCGATGCACAGCGTTACCGGCGTGCCCGCCGGCATCGCGATGCCGCCGAGTTCGACCGGCTCGACCGTCATGCGATTGCCGAGCTGGTTGGAGCTTTCGAACCGCAGCATCTCCTCGACGGCGGTCTTGATCAGCGCCGGGTTGTCGATCAGCCGCAGCTTTTCGGCCGGATAACCCAGCAGCGCGACCAGTCCGTTGCCGATCAGGTTGGTGGTGGTCTCATGGCCGGCGTTGAGCAGGAAAATGCAGTTGTGCAGCAGTTCCTTTTCCGTCAGCCGCTCGCCACTGTCTTCGCCCTGAATCAACCGCGTCAGCACGTCGCGGTCGGGATTGCCGGGCTTGGCGCGGCGGCGCGCCACCAGGCCTTCGAGATAGGCCAGGAAATCCTTCACCGCCTTGTTGCCGCGCGCAAAGACGTCCGGCGCGACGACAGGCTCCAGCGCCCCCAGAATGGCCAGCGACCAGTCACGCAGGGGCCCGCGTTCGTGCTGGGGCACGTCGAGCAGATTGCCGATCACCTCGATCGGGATCGCGGCGGCAAAGTCGTCGATCAGGTCGATCTTGCCCTTGGCGGCGATGGCATCGAGCAGCCGGTCCACCAGAACAACAAGGTCAGGTTCCATGCCGGATATCGCACGCGGCGACAGCGCACCCATGATCAGTCGTCGCACCCGGGTGTGGGCGGGGGGATCGTTGAAGACGAGGCTGGTGGTGTGGTGCTCGTAGAGCAGGGAGGCGCCATATTTGGGCGCAAACTCCTTCTTCTTGTCCGAGGAGAACACCTTGGTGTTCTTGTAGGCCGCGACCAGGTCGTCATAGCGGGTCAGGAACCAGGAGCCGTTCGGCAGCCGCTTGACCGGTTCGTGCTCCCGCAACGCGCGATAAGTCGGGTAGGGGTTGACGTAGAAATCCGGCGTCAGTTTCTCGAGGTCGAACGTGGCAGCCAGTTCGCGTGCATCCAGGTTCATGGCGCTTCATGCTCATTGTGAAGACAGAACGGTCGCGCGACGGTCTCGAATTAGTCGCATCTGCAACTATCTTAAATCGCGTGCCGAGGCCGGGGTCAAGGCATCCGCGGGCGCTGGGATTCAAGCCGATTTGGGCTGAAATTGCCGTTTGCACTGCAATAAAACCTTGACATCCTGGTGGGTGAGTGATTACTCACATGCCCATGTCTACCCTGCGGATGACCAGTGACCTGCGGCGTCAATTGATATTGAGCGCCGCCAAGCGATGCTTTGCCCGGAACGGCTTTGCCGGCACCACGACCAAGAGCGTGGCGGCGGCGGCGGCGATCTCGGAAGGCCTGCTGTTCAAGCACTTCCCCTCCAAGGCCGCGCTCTATGCGGAGATCCTGGCGGAGGAATGCGAGGCCGACCCGGATCTGGCGCATTTGCTCGGCCAGGAACCGTCGACTGGAACCCTGGTCGAACTCGTAAAAGGCATGATCGGTCACTTCATGCAGCTCCGCGACGCGCCGGACCAGGAAGAGGTGCAGCGGATGCGGCTGATGGTGACGAGCCATCTCGACGACGGCGAGTTCGCGCGGCTGTTGTACGGCAAGGTCGGCGACTTGATCGGGCCGGTGTTCGCCGCATCGCTCGAACGCGCGGTTGCGGCTGGCGACGCGGTGCGGATCGGCAGCGAACCGCTCAACCTGTTCTGGTTCGCCCACCACACCGTGTTGATGGCTGCGCTGACGCGGCTTCCGGCCGTTCCCTGTCTTTCCTATGGCAACCCCGCCGATGTCGAGCGGCAACTTTGCCAGTTCATTCTCCGCGGTATCGGACTTACCGAAGCCGCAATCGCTACACGTTTAGACCGCGAGCCGTCACCGTGGCAGGGACCATCGGTAACTGCAGAAAGTGCATGACATGAATATCCAGACCGAAGGCCATATCTCGGGGCAACCGCTCAGGGAAAAACCCGCCAAGCGCCCCGTCCGGATGGTGCGCTGGTTCATCATCGTTGGCGTCCTGCTGGCGGTGCTGGCCGGCGGGCTGGTCGGCTTCAACGCCTTCCGCAGCCACATGATCGCGCAGTTCTTTGCCAACAACAAACCGCCGGCGTCGAATGTGAGCGTGGCCGAGGCCAAGACCGAGGCGATCCCGAACCTGCTGACGGCGGTCGGCGATCTCGTCGCGGTGCATCAGGTCAACGTCACCTCCGATGTGTCCGGTCGCATCACCGAGATCCTGTTCACGGCTGGCAGCCACGTGAAGGCGGGTACGCCGCTGGTGCAGTTGTTTGACGGTCCCGACCAGGGCGATCTCGCCAACTACAAGGCGCAGGCGACGGTGGCGCAGCTCTCGCTCGATCGCGCCAAGCAGCTGGCCTCGCGCCAGTTCGGGCCGCAGTCGACCGTCGATTCGGCGCAAGCCGCGTTTGACCAGGCCAATGCAGGCATCGCCAAGACCGAAGCCATCATTTCGCAGAAGCTGGTGCGCGCGCCGTTCGAGGGCGATCTCGGCGTTCGTCAGGTCGAAGTCGGCCAGTACCTGACGGCAGGCACGCAGATCGTGTCGCTGACTGATCTGTCGGTGCTCTATGCGAACCTGACCGTGACCGAGAAGCAAAGCTCGCAGATCAAGGTTGGCCAGACCGTTCGGGTTTCGGTCGACGCCTATCCGGGACGCACCTTCGAAGGCAAGATCACGACCATCGAGCCGCAGATCGCGACCGATACCCGCAACATCCGCGTGCAGGCGACGATCAACAATCCGGACAACATCCTCAAGCCCGGCATGTTCGCGACCACCACGATCCTGCTGCCGGAGAAGCCGCCGGTCGTCACCGTTCCGGAAACGGCGGTCGACTACACGCTGTATGGCGACTCCGTGTTCCTGATCACCGAGAAGAAAAGCGACGACGGCAAGACCATCCTGACCGCGGTCCGCAGCTTCGTGAAAACCGGCAACCGGATTGAAGGCCGCGTCGAGATCCTCAAGGGCCTGAAGCCCGGCGACCGCGTCGTTGCCGTCGGGCAGATCAAGTTGCAATCGGGCATGCCGGTCGCGATCTCGACCGATCCGGCGCCGCCGATTCCGGCGACACCCCCACGCTACTAGGATTGCGCGTTACTGGGATTTACGGCCCGACGGGCCGCATGCAGACGAAAAGCGGGCAGCGGTTTCCGTCAGGAGACCGCGCCCAATTGGCGAACTTACCGGGATAAATTGCGATGGCCTTAACCGATATCTTCATCAAGCGCCCGGTTCTTTCGG
The Bradyrhizobium sp. KBS0727 genome window above contains:
- a CDS encoding TetR/AcrR family transcriptional regulator, which produces MSTLRMTSDLRRQLILSAAKRCFARNGFAGTTTKSVAAAAAISEGLLFKHFPSKAALYAEILAEECEADPDLAHLLGQEPSTGTLVELVKGMIGHFMQLRDAPDQEEVQRMRLMVTSHLDDGEFARLLYGKVGDLIGPVFAASLERAVAAGDAVRIGSEPLNLFWFAHHTVLMAALTRLPAVPCLSYGNPADVERQLCQFILRGIGLTEAAIATRLDREPSPWQGPSVTAESA
- a CDS encoding cytochrome P450, encoding MNLDARELAATFDLEKLTPDFYVNPYPTYRALREHEPVKRLPNGSWFLTRYDDLVAAYKNTKVFSSDKKKEFAPKYGASLLYEHHTTSLVFNDPPAHTRVRRLIMGALSPRAISGMEPDLVVLVDRLLDAIAAKGKIDLIDDFAAAIPIEVIGNLLDVPQHERGPLRDWSLAILGALEPVVAPDVFARGNKAVKDFLAYLEGLVARRRAKPGNPDRDVLTRLIQGEDSGERLTEKELLHNCIFLLNAGHETTTNLIGNGLVALLGYPAEKLRLIDNPALIKTAVEEMLRFESSNQLGNRMTVEPVELGGIAMPAGTPVTLCIGAANRDPAQFADPERLDIGRTPNRHLAFGTGAHQCAGMALARLEGAIAISRFLARFPNYTLRGEPVRGGRVRFRGFSSVPCQAG
- a CDS encoding sugar phosphate isomerase/epimerase; protein product: MRDFSNDHRWLSLNTATVRKQGDLVGIIEACARHGIRAIDPWRDQVAAVGLDRAVRAVRDAGLELSGYCRGGMFVADAAHRIEARDDNRRAIDEASALGAPCVVLVVGGLPQYSRPGSVATKDIAGARAQVHDGLGEMLDYARAAGMPLAIEPLHPAYAADRACVNTTKQALDICDALDPARSGALGVALDVYHVWWDPDVLPQIVRAGKERLLAFHVCDWLVPTKDILNDRGMMGDGVIDIKSVRAAVEAQGFAGYSEIEIFSNDWWNRPMDEVLKTCIERHRTVV
- a CDS encoding efflux RND transporter periplasmic adaptor subunit, with amino-acid sequence MNIQTEGHISGQPLREKPAKRPVRMVRWFIIVGVLLAVLAGGLVGFNAFRSHMIAQFFANNKPPASNVSVAEAKTEAIPNLLTAVGDLVAVHQVNVTSDVSGRITEILFTAGSHVKAGTPLVQLFDGPDQGDLANYKAQATVAQLSLDRAKQLASRQFGPQSTVDSAQAAFDQANAGIAKTEAIISQKLVRAPFEGDLGVRQVEVGQYLTAGTQIVSLTDLSVLYANLTVTEKQSSQIKVGQTVRVSVDAYPGRTFEGKITTIEPQIATDTRNIRVQATINNPDNILKPGMFATTTILLPEKPPVVTVPETAVDYTLYGDSVFLITEKKSDDGKTILTAVRSFVKTGNRIEGRVEILKGLKPGDRVVAVGQIKLQSGMPVAISTDPAPPIPATPPRY